In one Corallococcus sp. EGB genomic region, the following are encoded:
- a CDS encoding PEGA domain-containing protein, whose amino-acid sequence MNTTRLALTFALACVLSAPAADAAKRKAAAAAKKKRPAATKQVPASDLDDAFTPPDEAASKSDAPVAPKTAPKTAPLTPASPTPPKMADVPAPVVRAAPSNAVAVFGVARQPGAADSAAKLEESLVTKLSSAGDVQFVDLATAFPPPEPQANPRGDALFDEGRAAYDNLDPDAAAVKFKAAADTYVQRPGDLRPEKLGEAYLFLGASQLLNGDVAGAKASFTSALVAEPSLRPDAGLFGQDVQRVFSDAQRELSAQPQGSLVVNSLPQGARVLVRGREVGTTPLTGAKLAPGHYPVQIVLPGYAPFSTYAEVKPSAPTELKTKLAPAPGLSALRDAAAKAGTEAAFEANGTPPEVGAIGERLNARYVVLAATFQDKKGRLHGEVQAWDLRTKNRLRGVEVDFGKRDGKNSPDGAAEQLHTFLAGSALPQNPKEEKQPLVASDSVLRKPWFWAAAAGVAAVTAGVVYVATTDRGQGFNPVNGLPGGISF is encoded by the coding sequence GTGAACACCACCCGCCTTGCCCTGACGTTCGCGCTCGCCTGCGTGCTGAGCGCCCCCGCAGCCGACGCCGCCAAACGGAAGGCCGCCGCGGCCGCGAAGAAGAAGCGCCCCGCCGCCACCAAGCAGGTGCCCGCGTCCGACCTTGACGACGCCTTCACGCCGCCGGATGAAGCGGCCTCCAAGTCGGACGCGCCCGTGGCGCCCAAGACGGCCCCGAAGACGGCCCCCCTCACTCCGGCGAGCCCCACCCCCCCGAAGATGGCGGACGTCCCGGCCCCGGTGGTGCGCGCGGCCCCGTCCAACGCCGTGGCTGTCTTTGGCGTGGCCCGCCAGCCGGGCGCGGCGGATTCCGCGGCGAAGCTGGAGGAGTCGCTCGTCACGAAGCTGTCCAGCGCGGGCGACGTCCAGTTCGTGGACCTGGCCACCGCCTTCCCGCCGCCGGAGCCCCAGGCCAACCCCCGCGGTGATGCGCTCTTCGACGAGGGCCGCGCGGCGTACGACAACCTGGACCCGGACGCCGCGGCGGTGAAGTTCAAGGCGGCCGCGGACACCTACGTGCAGCGCCCCGGCGACCTGCGTCCGGAGAAGCTGGGCGAGGCGTACCTCTTCCTCGGCGCGTCCCAGCTGCTCAACGGCGACGTGGCGGGCGCGAAGGCTTCTTTCACGAGCGCGCTGGTGGCGGAGCCGTCGCTGCGCCCGGACGCGGGCCTCTTCGGCCAGGACGTGCAGCGGGTGTTCTCGGACGCGCAGCGCGAGCTGTCCGCGCAGCCGCAGGGCTCGCTGGTGGTGAACTCGCTCCCGCAGGGCGCGCGCGTGCTGGTGCGTGGCCGCGAGGTGGGCACGACGCCGCTGACGGGCGCGAAGCTGGCCCCGGGCCACTACCCCGTGCAGATCGTGCTGCCCGGCTACGCCCCGTTCTCGACGTACGCGGAGGTGAAGCCGTCCGCCCCCACGGAGCTGAAGACGAAGCTGGCCCCTGCGCCGGGCCTGTCCGCGCTGCGTGACGCGGCGGCGAAGGCGGGCACGGAAGCCGCCTTCGAAGCGAACGGCACGCCTCCGGAAGTGGGCGCCATCGGCGAGCGGCTCAACGCGCGCTACGTGGTGCTGGCGGCCACGTTCCAGGACAAGAAGGGCCGGCTGCACGGCGAGGTGCAGGCGTGGGACCTGCGCACGAAGAACCGCCTGCGCGGCGTGGAGGTGGACTTCGGCAAGCGCGACGGGAAGAACAGCCCGGATGGCGCCGCGGAGCAATTGCACACCTTCCTCGCGGGCTCTGCCCTTCCGCAGAACCCCAAGGAGGAGAAGCAGCCGCTCGTGGCCAGCGACTCCGTGCTGCGCAAGCCCTGGTTCTGGGCCGCGGCGGCGGGCGTGGCGGCCGTGACGGCGGGCGTCGTATACGTGGCCACCACGGACCGCGGACAGGGCTTCAACCCGGTGAACGGTCTGCCCGGTGGAATTTCCTTCTAG
- the sppA gene encoding signal peptide peptidase SppA has protein sequence MRQLPLLALLPGLALAQTSSIDRAPAPPLGITLPPTNAALIDEAPALSLNPAGLGFQDAGQLFYLHERNLESDAVGDAVFLGARLLGLGAGFSLEWIRGENAPDYRKTSFGLSLGPRTLKLGAALHDFSSDDRRIGGLTSWDVGLTARPYRFLSLAAVAQNLNAPESDGLKLRRSYNFGLGLRPLGERYTLGVDWLFAEGGFREGLATYTLQAEVVRGLRLGGGLSHGFVSGIPLALQFAATVDLGHAGLTYAAGGAGNGLDHVLQVRLSSERYPSIRGGGGVVALLDLDDMLSGGVSPALSLLGFSEVDPYLRLMKFLDLATRDERLKGVVVKMEGLPGVGWGTAEELRRSLLRLREAGKKVVVVMLSGDDRSYLVASAADRVYALTEASLPINGLAATVTFLGGTMEKLGVQWDVARVGEYKTAMEQFTRTDMSPAERETLDAYLDSQVTHYEKAVEAGRKLSVERQHAAWAHGILSSKRAQEAGLLDGVVSASELDAQVAEWFPGLRFHPTYSPRDEREDRWGRRRRIAVVPVLGDITGGRSREAPLGFARVAGAETVVRALEDAQEDPSVVAIILRVDSGGGDVLASDQMYRAVLEAKKHKPVIASMGDTAASGGYYAAVAADEVLAEPTTLTGSIGVFYPKPALEGLGAKLGVSQQTLKRGDMADLLDWWKPWTPEQQAAVQTWVDDSYDTFITEVARNRKMDKAKVDAVARGRVWSGSDALARGLVDGMGGLPEAVAAARKRAKVSPTEELDLDVMGDARGFLSGLGGEPGVHALAGALLPALPERPPEALSVLAREVGLGSAELLRPGLKAMMPFRVRIR, from the coding sequence ATGCGCCAACTGCCGCTGCTCGCCCTCCTCCCCGGCCTCGCGCTCGCCCAGACGAGTTCCATCGACCGGGCCCCCGCCCCGCCCCTGGGCATCACCCTGCCGCCCACCAACGCGGCGCTCATCGACGAGGCCCCCGCCCTGTCGCTCAACCCCGCCGGCCTGGGCTTCCAGGACGCGGGGCAGCTCTTCTACCTCCACGAGCGCAACCTCGAATCCGACGCCGTGGGCGACGCGGTGTTCCTGGGCGCGCGGCTGTTGGGCCTGGGCGCGGGCTTCTCCCTGGAGTGGATCCGCGGGGAGAACGCGCCGGACTACCGCAAGACGTCCTTCGGCCTGTCGCTGGGGCCGCGCACGCTGAAGCTGGGCGCCGCCCTGCACGACTTCAGCTCGGATGACCGCCGCATCGGCGGGTTGACCAGTTGGGACGTGGGCCTCACCGCGCGCCCCTACCGGTTCCTGTCGCTGGCCGCGGTGGCCCAGAACCTGAACGCGCCGGAGAGCGACGGCCTCAAGCTGCGGCGCAGCTACAACTTCGGCCTGGGCCTGCGCCCGCTGGGCGAGCGCTACACGCTGGGCGTGGACTGGCTCTTCGCGGAAGGCGGCTTCCGGGAGGGCCTGGCCACGTACACGCTCCAGGCGGAGGTGGTGCGCGGCCTCCGGCTGGGCGGCGGCCTGTCCCACGGCTTCGTCAGCGGCATCCCGCTGGCGCTCCAGTTCGCGGCCACGGTGGACCTGGGCCACGCGGGCCTGACGTACGCGGCGGGCGGCGCGGGCAACGGCCTGGACCACGTGCTGCAGGTGCGCCTGTCATCCGAACGCTACCCGTCCATCCGCGGCGGCGGCGGCGTGGTGGCCCTGCTCGACCTGGACGACATGCTCTCGGGCGGCGTGAGCCCCGCGCTGTCCCTCCTGGGCTTCAGCGAAGTGGACCCGTACCTGCGCCTGATGAAGTTCCTGGACCTGGCCACGCGCGACGAGCGGCTCAAGGGCGTGGTGGTGAAGATGGAGGGCCTGCCCGGCGTGGGCTGGGGCACGGCGGAGGAGCTGCGCCGGTCGCTGCTCAGGCTGCGCGAGGCGGGCAAGAAGGTCGTGGTGGTGATGCTGTCCGGGGATGACCGCAGCTACCTCGTGGCGTCCGCGGCGGACCGCGTGTACGCGCTGACGGAGGCGTCGCTGCCCATCAACGGCCTGGCCGCCACGGTGACGTTTCTGGGCGGCACCATGGAGAAGCTGGGCGTCCAGTGGGACGTGGCGCGCGTGGGCGAATACAAGACGGCGATGGAGCAGTTCACCCGCACGGACATGAGCCCCGCGGAGCGCGAGACGCTGGATGCGTACCTGGACTCGCAGGTGACGCACTACGAGAAGGCCGTGGAGGCGGGGCGCAAGCTGTCCGTGGAGCGGCAGCACGCGGCGTGGGCCCACGGCATCCTGTCCTCGAAGCGGGCGCAGGAGGCGGGCCTGCTGGATGGCGTGGTGTCCGCGTCGGAGCTGGACGCGCAGGTGGCGGAGTGGTTCCCGGGCCTGCGCTTCCACCCCACGTATTCGCCGCGCGACGAGCGCGAGGACCGCTGGGGCCGGCGCCGCCGCATCGCGGTGGTGCCGGTGCTGGGCGACATCACCGGGGGCCGCAGCCGCGAGGCCCCCCTGGGCTTCGCGCGGGTGGCCGGCGCGGAGACGGTGGTGCGCGCGCTGGAGGACGCGCAGGAGGACCCGTCCGTGGTGGCCATCATCCTGCGCGTGGACTCCGGCGGCGGCGACGTGCTGGCGTCCGACCAGATGTACCGCGCGGTGCTGGAGGCGAAGAAGCACAAGCCCGTCATCGCCTCCATGGGCGACACGGCGGCCTCCGGCGGCTACTACGCGGCGGTGGCCGCGGATGAAGTCCTCGCGGAGCCCACGACGCTGACGGGCAGCATCGGCGTCTTCTATCCGAAGCCGGCGCTGGAGGGCCTGGGCGCGAAGCTGGGGGTGAGCCAGCAGACGCTCAAGCGCGGCGACATGGCGGACCTCCTGGATTGGTGGAAGCCATGGACGCCCGAGCAGCAGGCCGCGGTGCAGACCTGGGTGGACGACTCCTACGACACGTTCATCACGGAGGTCGCCCGCAACCGGAAGATGGACAAGGCGAAGGTGGACGCCGTGGCGCGGGGCCGGGTGTGGAGCGGCTCGGACGCGCTGGCCCGGGGGCTGGTGGACGGGATGGGCGGCCTGCCGGAGGCCGTGGCGGCGGCGCGCAAGCGCGCGAAGGTGTCCCCCACGGAGGAGCTGGACCTGGACGTCATGGGGGACGCGCGCGGCTTCCTCTCCGGCCTGGGCGGAGAGCCCGGCGTGCACGCGCTGGCGGGGGCGCTCCTGCCCGCGCTGCCGGAGCGCCCGCCGGAGGCGCTGTCCGTGCTCGCCCGGGAGGTGGGGCTGGGCTCGGCCGAGCTCCTGCGCCCCGGCCTGAAGGCCATGATGCCCTTCCGCGTGCGCATCCGCTGA
- a CDS encoding PEGA domain-containing protein, whose product MKALSLALVLLPALALSAPPSPGRISALLIPMDPSSESSGVQMESYMNDALGNFAGYSVRKPRDLFGLPDDPGAQASFARAKKGYEESVKAFEARDYEDAERKVRATLKELEGSVASMQSCSPLCDAVALHAAILQLRGDVEEAKLLLIDLMALNPTFELNPKRFSREFITLRVQVATSRPAQLRGTATFKSRPAGARVYVDGEAVGFTPLTLPTLPVGKHLVRMERPGFRQFGQIAEVTPDDVEVVANLSPTATYKAYDAQLDKVIPDVSRPSDKPANAIASLLKSLSLDRALVGTVRVIPERGTELSVGYFDVKNGKRLGSRKLVLQGDEYGQLKSEMERVVNQLLNSEGEQSVKKRDPLDNRSGAEDWGSEDRGGQSRQSVKKHSGDDPLDDVSGTEDW is encoded by the coding sequence ATGAAAGCCCTCTCGCTCGCGCTCGTGCTGCTGCCAGCCCTGGCGCTGTCCGCCCCGCCCTCTCCGGGCCGCATCTCCGCGCTGCTCATCCCCATGGACCCGTCGTCCGAGTCCTCCGGGGTGCAGATGGAGAGCTACATGAACGACGCGCTCGGCAACTTCGCCGGCTACTCCGTGCGAAAGCCGCGCGACCTCTTCGGCCTGCCGGACGACCCGGGCGCGCAGGCCTCCTTCGCTCGCGCGAAGAAGGGCTACGAGGAGAGCGTCAAGGCCTTCGAGGCGCGCGACTACGAGGACGCGGAGCGCAAGGTGCGCGCCACGCTCAAGGAGCTGGAAGGCTCCGTCGCGTCGATGCAGTCCTGCTCCCCGCTGTGCGACGCGGTGGCGCTGCACGCCGCCATCCTCCAGCTGCGCGGAGACGTGGAGGAGGCGAAGCTGCTGCTCATCGACCTGATGGCGCTCAACCCCACGTTCGAATTGAACCCCAAGCGCTTCAGCCGGGAGTTCATCACCCTGCGCGTGCAGGTGGCCACGAGCCGGCCCGCGCAGCTGCGCGGCACCGCCACCTTCAAGTCCCGGCCCGCGGGCGCCCGCGTCTACGTGGACGGCGAGGCGGTGGGCTTCACGCCGCTGACGCTGCCCACGCTGCCGGTGGGCAAGCACCTGGTGCGCATGGAGCGGCCGGGCTTCCGCCAGTTCGGGCAGATCGCGGAGGTGACGCCGGACGACGTGGAGGTCGTCGCCAACCTCTCCCCCACTGCCACCTACAAGGCCTACGACGCGCAGTTGGACAAGGTGATTCCGGACGTGTCGCGCCCCAGCGACAAGCCGGCCAACGCCATCGCGTCGCTGCTCAAGTCCCTGAGCCTGGACCGGGCGCTGGTGGGCACCGTGCGCGTCATCCCGGAGCGCGGCACGGAGCTGTCCGTGGGCTACTTCGATGTGAAGAACGGCAAGCGGCTGGGTTCGCGCAAGCTGGTGCTCCAGGGCGACGAGTACGGTCAGCTCAAGTCGGAGATGGAGCGGGTGGTCAACCAGCTCCTCAACAGCGAGGGTGAGCAGTCCGTCAAGAAGCGCGACCCGCTGGACAACCGCAGCGGCGCGGAGGACTGGGGCTCGGAGGACCGGGGCGGCCAGTCGCGACAGTCCGTCAAGAAGCACTCCGGGGATGACCCGCTGGACGACGTGTCGGGTACCGAGGACTGGTGA
- a CDS encoding type IIA DNA topoisomerase subunit B, translating into MATKKETYTGADIQVLEGLEPVRKRPAMYIGGTDSTGYHHLLWEIVDNSVDEVINGFASLIEVTLHKGAKSITVVDNGRGIPVDMMPKHKKPAVEVILTTLHAGGKFEQGNYIHSGGLHGVGSSVVNALTSKLLIEIKKDGKRHVQSYARGKATSPLKVEGPARGTGTSITFEPDAEIFGEKQKFDAALVRERLEAKSYLHKGMTVVWKDETTTPPTSETFKHDGGIAEYLTKVVSERQKPIVPAGSTPFYFSRDNEVRLEVALAWTEATDEHIRSYVNGIPTNLGGTHEAGLRAAIVKAMRNYIETHGLTPKGVTLTAEDIREGITAILSVYVVEPQFQGQTKGRLNNPETTAQVDGAIRPVLEKWFNDNKSIAEALLARIILAARAREASRAASAAISRKSAVSHRLNLPGKLADCSSTDPSSSELFIVEGDSAGGSAKQGRDRRTQAILPLRGKVLNAEQASTDKVATNKELQDIVSALGCGIGSDFDITKLRYGRVFLLMDADSDGHHIATLLLTFFYRHLRPLIEAGAVHIAQPPLYRVDIGKETYWALDELDRDRIIREKAKGNAKPNIMRFKGLGEMTADELKQTTLDAKNRISLRVTIDNALETDRIINDLMGKDVSARYKFITEQAGEVQELDV; encoded by the coding sequence ATGGCGACCAAGAAGGAAACCTACACAGGCGCGGACATCCAGGTCCTGGAAGGCCTGGAGCCGGTGCGCAAGCGCCCGGCCATGTACATCGGTGGCACCGACAGCACGGGCTACCACCACCTCCTCTGGGAGATCGTCGACAACTCGGTGGACGAGGTCATCAACGGCTTCGCGTCCCTCATCGAGGTCACGCTCCACAAGGGCGCGAAGTCCATCACCGTCGTGGACAACGGGCGCGGCATCCCCGTGGACATGATGCCCAAGCACAAGAAGCCCGCCGTGGAGGTCATCCTCACGACGCTGCACGCGGGCGGCAAGTTCGAGCAGGGCAACTACATCCACTCGGGCGGTCTGCACGGCGTGGGCAGCTCCGTGGTGAACGCGCTCACCAGCAAGCTGCTCATCGAAATCAAGAAGGATGGCAAGCGCCACGTGCAGTCGTACGCGCGCGGCAAGGCGACCAGCCCCCTCAAGGTGGAGGGCCCCGCCCGCGGCACCGGCACGTCCATCACCTTCGAACCGGACGCCGAAATCTTCGGCGAGAAGCAGAAGTTCGACGCGGCCCTGGTGCGCGAGCGGCTGGAGGCGAAGAGCTACCTGCACAAGGGGATGACGGTCGTCTGGAAGGACGAGACGACCACGCCCCCCACGTCGGAGACGTTCAAGCACGACGGCGGCATCGCGGAATACCTCACCAAGGTCGTGTCGGAGCGGCAGAAGCCCATCGTCCCCGCGGGCAGCACGCCGTTCTACTTCTCGCGCGACAACGAGGTCCGCCTGGAGGTGGCGCTGGCGTGGACGGAGGCCACGGACGAGCACATCCGCTCGTACGTCAACGGCATCCCCACGAACCTGGGCGGCACGCACGAGGCGGGCTTGAGGGCGGCCATCGTCAAGGCGATGCGCAACTACATCGAGACGCACGGCCTGACGCCCAAGGGCGTGACGCTCACCGCGGAGGACATCCGCGAGGGCATCACCGCCATCCTCTCCGTGTACGTGGTGGAGCCCCAGTTCCAGGGCCAGACGAAGGGCCGCCTCAACAACCCGGAGACGACGGCGCAGGTGGACGGCGCCATCCGCCCGGTGCTGGAGAAGTGGTTCAACGACAACAAGTCCATCGCGGAAGCGCTGCTGGCGCGCATCATCCTGGCCGCCCGCGCGCGCGAGGCGTCCCGCGCGGCCTCCGCCGCCATCAGCCGCAAGTCCGCGGTGAGCCACCGGTTGAACCTCCCCGGGAAGCTCGCGGACTGCTCGTCCACGGACCCCTCGTCCAGCGAGCTGTTCATCGTGGAAGGTGACTCCGCAGGCGGCTCCGCGAAGCAGGGCCGCGACCGGCGCACCCAGGCCATCCTCCCGTTGCGCGGCAAGGTGCTCAACGCGGAGCAGGCGTCCACCGACAAGGTGGCCACCAACAAGGAGCTCCAGGACATCGTCAGCGCCCTGGGCTGCGGCATCGGATCCGACTTCGACATCACGAAGCTCAGGTACGGCCGCGTCTTCCTGCTGATGGACGCGGACAGCGACGGCCACCACATCGCCACGCTCCTGCTCACGTTCTTCTACCGTCACCTGCGGCCGCTCATCGAAGCGGGCGCGGTGCACATCGCCCAGCCGCCGCTGTACCGGGTGGACATCGGCAAGGAGACGTACTGGGCCCTGGACGAGCTGGACCGCGACCGCATCATCCGCGAGAAGGCCAAGGGCAACGCCAAGCCCAACATCATGCGCTTCAAGGGTCTGGGCGAGATGACGGCGGACGAGCTGAAGCAGACGACGCTCGACGCGAAGAACCGCATCAGCCTGCGCGTCACCATCGACAACGCGCTGGAGACCGACCGCATCATCAATGACCTGATGGGCAAGGACGTCTCGGCGCGTTACAAGTTCATCACCGAGCAGGCCGGCGAGGTGCAGGAGCTGGACGTCTGA
- a CDS encoding MBL fold metallo-hydrolase — translation MPTPYVRQLKLGPMDNFVYLVGPQDGPEVVVVDPAWDVPAIEAAAAQDGKRLVGAFVSHCHGDHINGLAELLSRHDVPVYAQAEEVAFSSQLREWGGDALRPLKAGDAVPVGARTFHALHTPGHTPGSHCLLAEDALVSGDTVFINGCGRCDFPGGNPEDMYRSLSQVLAKVPDTARLYPGHDYADVPVAQMEAIRQKNPYFGFPDMASFVAFRMRPRK, via the coding sequence ATGCCCACGCCGTACGTGCGACAGCTGAAGCTCGGACCCATGGACAACTTCGTCTACCTCGTGGGGCCGCAGGATGGTCCGGAGGTGGTGGTGGTGGATCCGGCGTGGGACGTGCCGGCCATCGAGGCGGCGGCGGCGCAGGACGGCAAGCGCCTGGTGGGCGCGTTCGTGTCGCACTGCCACGGCGACCACATCAACGGCCTGGCGGAGCTGCTGTCTCGCCACGACGTGCCGGTGTACGCGCAGGCGGAGGAGGTCGCCTTCTCCAGCCAGCTGCGCGAGTGGGGCGGTGATGCGCTGCGGCCGCTCAAGGCGGGGGACGCGGTGCCGGTGGGCGCGCGCACGTTCCATGCGCTGCACACGCCCGGGCACACGCCGGGGTCGCACTGCCTGCTGGCGGAGGACGCGCTCGTGTCCGGGGACACGGTCTTCATCAACGGGTGCGGCCGGTGTGACTTCCCGGGCGGCAACCCGGAGGACATGTACCGCTCGCTGTCGCAGGTGCTGGCGAAGGTGCCGGACACCGCGCGGCTGTACCCCGGGCATGACTACGCGGACGTGCCGGTGGCCCAGATGGAGGCCATCCGCCAGAAGAACCCGTACTTCGGCTTCCCGGACATGGCGTCCTTCGTGGCCTTCCGGATGCGGCCGCGCAAGTAG
- a CDS encoding M50 family metallopeptidase codes for MRTASGATLDFGRLALLLVLMGASWYFWYSPVLWPVKVLVVMMHESGHAIAALLVGGSVDRVHLQVNEGGSCFSRLPPGVMNRIIVSSAGYLGSAVAGAALMLATFRFRLGRAVMGAASVWLAVMGFFYAGDLFTLAFCLGMALAMGLGARFLPSGLVDALNLFLAAFTALYVIFDLRDDLWNSAVRAQSDAAILASETWVPSIIWAALWTLLSLALLGVSAWWAMHAKPSGGVKMPPMARARRV; via the coding sequence ATGCGGACCGCGAGCGGAGCGACTCTGGATTTCGGAAGGCTGGCGCTGCTCCTCGTCCTGATGGGGGCCTCCTGGTACTTCTGGTATTCGCCGGTGCTCTGGCCGGTGAAGGTCCTGGTGGTGATGATGCACGAGAGCGGGCATGCCATCGCCGCGCTGCTCGTGGGGGGCTCGGTGGACCGGGTGCACCTCCAGGTGAACGAGGGCGGCTCCTGCTTCTCCCGCCTGCCGCCCGGCGTCATGAACCGCATCATCGTGTCCTCCGCAGGCTACCTGGGCAGCGCGGTGGCGGGCGCGGCGCTGATGCTGGCCACCTTCCGCTTCCGCCTGGGCCGCGCGGTGATGGGCGCGGCGTCCGTGTGGCTGGCGGTGATGGGCTTCTTCTACGCGGGGGACCTCTTCACCCTGGCCTTCTGTCTGGGCATGGCGCTGGCCATGGGGCTGGGCGCGCGCTTCCTGCCCTCGGGGCTGGTGGACGCGCTCAACCTGTTCCTCGCGGCCTTCACCGCGCTCTACGTCATCTTCGACCTGCGGGACGACCTGTGGAACAGCGCGGTGCGCGCGCAGAGCGACGCGGCCATCCTCGCCAGCGAGACGTGGGTGCCGTCCATCATCTGGGCCGCGCTGTGGACGCTCCTGTCCCTGGCCCTGCTGGGCGTGTCCGCCTGGTGGGCCATGCACGCGAAGCCGTCCGGCGGCGTGAAGATGCCGCCCATGGCCCGCGCGCGACGGGTGTGA
- a CDS encoding DNA topoisomerase (ATP-hydrolyzing) subunit A has product MLAEAETKSRKKQGGPAGGGGKGGGGGSGAGGGDGLPAGLAEEARRRYLNYALSVITSRALPDVRDGLKPVQRRILYGMWNDLNLSFDTKYQKCAQVVGAIMGRYHPHGDTAIYDALVRMAQDFSLRYPLVDGHGNFGSLDGDSAAAYRYTECRLEKLATELLGELDSKTVRFRPNYDGTRDEPVVIPARVPQLLMNGTTGIAVGMATNIPPHHLGELVDALLALIGNPELETKDLLKFIKGPDFPTGGQILNDKKELREIYETGQGSVRIRGEYKLEELKRGGQMIVVTSIPYTVNKSTLVAKIGELVRERKLPLITDVRDESTTDVRIVLELKKDANPELVMAYLYKHTPLQTNFGVNLTCLVPSENPDVGTPKRLDLKSILRYFLDFRLEIVTKRFEHELAELKRRVHILEGFEKAYDALDEIIRIIRQSEGKQDAAQKLMARFKLDELQVDAILEMRLYKLARLEILIVQKELKEKRAEIKRIEGILKDVKKRWAVIHDELSGLKTAYTDKRRTRIGGAGSEEMEFSAEAFIADEDAHVVITRDGWIKRVREVKDPSTTRLREGDAVMAVLAGSLKANLVLFSNFGTAYVTRFNDVPASTGYGDPVQKLFKFDDGERVVGALSLDARLPQPEKLVAVTRQGLGLRFLLAPHTEVSTRAGRRYAKTGEGDEIIGTQPVGDKDLLAVLTEKTNALVCKVAEVNELAGPGKGVLVIKVDEGDKVVDFLAAPVSQKDATLEFETQKGRKLHLSPAKFSVTGRGGKGHEMSKRDTVKEVAKPITFVPLPEKKE; this is encoded by the coding sequence ATGCTCGCAGAAGCCGAAACGAAGTCGCGCAAGAAGCAGGGAGGCCCGGCAGGGGGCGGAGGAAAGGGAGGCGGCGGCGGGTCCGGCGCCGGTGGCGGGGACGGACTGCCCGCGGGCCTGGCCGAGGAAGCGCGCCGCCGGTACCTCAACTACGCCCTGTCGGTCATCACCTCGCGCGCCCTGCCCGACGTGCGAGACGGCCTCAAGCCGGTGCAGCGCCGCATCCTCTACGGCATGTGGAACGACCTGAACCTGTCGTTCGACACGAAGTACCAGAAGTGCGCGCAAGTGGTCGGCGCCATCATGGGCCGCTACCACCCGCACGGCGACACGGCCATCTACGACGCGCTGGTGCGCATGGCGCAGGACTTCTCCCTGCGCTACCCGCTGGTGGACGGCCACGGCAACTTCGGCTCGCTGGACGGCGACTCCGCAGCCGCGTACCGCTACACCGAGTGCCGCCTGGAGAAGCTGGCCACGGAGCTGCTGGGTGAGCTGGACAGCAAGACCGTCCGCTTCCGCCCCAACTACGACGGCACCCGCGACGAGCCCGTGGTCATCCCGGCGCGCGTGCCGCAGCTGCTGATGAACGGCACCACCGGCATCGCGGTGGGCATGGCCACCAACATCCCGCCCCATCACCTGGGCGAGCTGGTGGACGCGCTGCTGGCGCTCATCGGGAATCCGGAGCTGGAGACGAAGGACCTGCTCAAGTTCATCAAGGGTCCGGACTTCCCCACCGGCGGGCAGATCCTCAACGACAAGAAGGAGCTGCGCGAAATCTACGAGACGGGCCAGGGCTCCGTCCGGATCCGCGGCGAGTACAAGCTGGAGGAGCTCAAGCGCGGCGGTCAGATGATCGTCGTCACCTCCATCCCGTACACGGTGAACAAGTCCACGCTCGTCGCGAAGATTGGCGAGCTGGTCCGCGAGCGCAAGCTGCCGCTGATTACGGACGTGCGCGACGAGTCCACCACGGACGTGCGCATCGTGCTGGAGCTCAAGAAGGACGCCAACCCCGAGCTGGTGATGGCGTACCTCTACAAGCACACGCCCTTGCAGACGAACTTCGGCGTGAACCTGACGTGCCTCGTCCCGTCGGAGAACCCGGACGTCGGCACGCCCAAGCGCCTGGACCTGAAGTCCATCCTCCGCTACTTCCTCGACTTCCGCCTGGAGATCGTGACGAAGCGGTTCGAGCACGAGCTGGCGGAGCTCAAGCGGCGCGTCCACATCCTCGAAGGCTTCGAGAAGGCCTACGACGCGCTGGATGAGATCATCCGGATCATCCGCCAGTCCGAGGGCAAGCAGGACGCCGCCCAGAAGTTGATGGCACGCTTCAAGCTGGACGAGCTCCAGGTGGACGCCATCCTGGAGATGCGCCTCTACAAGCTGGCCCGCCTGGAGATCCTCATCGTCCAGAAGGAGCTCAAGGAGAAGCGCGCGGAGATCAAGCGCATCGAGGGCATCCTCAAGGACGTGAAGAAGCGCTGGGCCGTCATCCACGACGAGCTGTCCGGCCTGAAGACGGCGTACACCGACAAGCGCCGCACGCGCATTGGCGGCGCGGGCTCCGAGGAGATGGAGTTCTCCGCGGAGGCGTTCATCGCGGACGAGGACGCCCACGTCGTCATCACCCGCGACGGGTGGATCAAGCGCGTGCGCGAGGTGAAGGACCCGTCCACCACCCGCCTGCGTGAAGGCGACGCGGTGATGGCGGTGCTCGCCGGCAGCCTGAAGGCGAACCTGGTGCTGTTCAGCAACTTCGGCACCGCGTACGTCACCCGCTTCAACGACGTGCCGGCCTCCACCGGCTACGGCGATCCGGTGCAAAAGCTCTTCAAGTTCGACGACGGAGAGCGCGTGGTGGGCGCCCTGTCCCTGGATGCCCGGCTGCCCCAGCCGGAGAAGCTGGTGGCGGTGACGCGCCAGGGCCTGGGCCTGCGCTTCCTGCTGGCGCCGCACACGGAGGTCTCCACCCGCGCCGGCCGCCGCTACGCGAAGACGGGCGAGGGCGATGAGATCATCGGCACGCAGCCGGTGGGGGACAAGGACCTGCTCGCCGTCCTCACGGAGAAGACCAACGCCCTCGTCTGTAAGGTGGCGGAGGTGAACGAGCTGGCCGGCCCGGGCAAGGGCGTCCTGGTCATCAAGGTGGATGAGGGCGACAAGGTGGTGGACTTCCTCGCGGCGCCCGTCAGCCAGAAGGACGCCACGCTGGAATTCGAGACGCAGAAGGGCCGCAAGCTGCACCTGTCACCGGCGAAGTTCTCCGTGACGGGCCGCGGCGGCAAGGGCCATGAGATGTCCAAGCGCGACACGGTGAAGGAGGTGGCCAAGCCCATCACCTTCGTGCCGCTGCCGGAGAAGAAGGAGTAG